Proteins from a genomic interval of Nocardioides jishulii:
- a CDS encoding FAD-dependent oxidoreductase — protein sequence MTSAEQRRIVVVGAGMAAARLVEGLVARGLGPQVTVLGKEHHAPYNRILLSAVLEGTHAARALTLRDPAWFAEHGVDLRLGVRVVGIDRDAREVETVDDLGVESRVAYTELVLATGLIPKLPPIRGVVDRKGHLHPKVHAFRTMADCRDLLAVLPDAKRAVVVGGGLLGLQVARALAGRGIATEIVEGSEHLMSRQLSAPGGRALARDLRRLGTSVYTGSRAVRLTDEGLVLDNGFTLSTNLVVLTAGGRPAMALARDACLTVRRGVVVDSRLASVDDPAIHAIGDCAEFVDADGVSRTTGFVSPAWEQAALLAEILAGEARAYRGSRSVARLRATDLDVAVLGEPEEAVADERTEVVEISNPLAGSYRKLVVRHGVIVAATLVGDLSHVGLITQHYDRGTRLGPDEPGALLLPPRPTAPTQLHDSTEICSCAGVSAGEIRACSSLEQVVESTRATTGCGGCKEAVCQLLEQKIAPVPSG from the coding sequence ATGACCTCCGCGGAGCAGCGGCGGATCGTGGTCGTCGGGGCCGGCATGGCCGCTGCCCGCCTGGTCGAGGGACTGGTCGCGCGCGGGCTCGGCCCGCAGGTCACCGTGCTCGGCAAGGAGCACCACGCGCCCTACAACCGGATCCTGCTCTCGGCCGTGCTCGAGGGCACGCACGCGGCCAGGGCGCTGACCCTGCGCGACCCCGCGTGGTTCGCCGAGCACGGCGTCGACCTGCGGCTCGGCGTACGCGTCGTCGGCATCGACCGCGACGCCCGTGAGGTGGAGACCGTCGACGACCTCGGCGTCGAGAGCCGGGTCGCGTACACCGAGCTCGTGCTCGCCACCGGCCTCATCCCCAAGCTGCCGCCCATCCGCGGCGTCGTCGACCGCAAGGGCCACCTGCACCCGAAGGTCCACGCCTTCCGCACGATGGCCGACTGCCGCGACCTGCTCGCCGTGCTGCCCGACGCGAAGCGGGCCGTCGTCGTCGGCGGTGGTCTCCTCGGACTGCAGGTCGCGCGTGCGCTGGCCGGGCGCGGCATCGCCACCGAGATCGTCGAGGGCTCCGAGCACCTGATGAGTCGCCAGCTCTCCGCCCCCGGAGGCAGGGCGTTGGCGCGCGACCTGCGCCGCCTCGGCACCAGCGTCTACACCGGCTCGCGCGCGGTGAGGCTGACCGACGAGGGTCTGGTCCTCGACAACGGCTTCACGCTCTCGACCAACCTCGTCGTCCTCACCGCCGGCGGTCGCCCCGCGATGGCGCTCGCCCGCGACGCCTGCCTGACGGTACGCCGTGGGGTCGTCGTCGACTCCCGGCTCGCGTCCGTCGACGACCCGGCCATCCACGCGATCGGCGACTGCGCCGAGTTCGTCGACGCCGACGGCGTCTCGCGCACCACCGGCTTCGTCTCACCCGCCTGGGAGCAGGCGGCGCTGCTCGCCGAGATCCTGGCGGGGGAGGCGCGTGCCTACCGCGGCTCGCGCAGCGTCGCCCGGCTCCGCGCCACCGACCTCGATGTGGCGGTGCTCGGTGAGCCGGAGGAGGCGGTGGCCGATGAGCGTACGGAGGTCGTGGAGATCTCCAACCCGCTCGCCGGCTCCTACCGCAAGCTCGTGGTGCGACACGGCGTGATCGTGGCCGCCACCCTCGTCGGCGACCTCTCCCACGTCGGGCTCATCACCCAGCACTACGACCGCGGCACCCGCCTCGGGCCGGACGAGCCCGGCGCGCTGCTGCTCCCGCCGCGCCCGACCGCGCCCACCCAGCTGCACGACTCCACCGAGATCTGCTCCTGCGCCGGCGTCAGCGCCGGCGAGATCCGCGCCTGCTCGTCGCTGGAGCAGGTGGTCGAGTCGACGCGCGCGACCACCGGCTGCGGTGGGTGCAAGGAGGCGGTCTGCCAGCTGCTGGAGCAGAAGATCGCGCCGGTGCCGTCGGGGTGA
- a CDS encoding helix-turn-helix transcriptional regulator, with protein sequence MNRTDRLYALREELRRAGPAGRTAERLAATFEVSVRTVKRDISALQQAGFPAWARPGPGGGYVVDADASLGPVNFTESEVAGLAAAVAAHRGQPFEDHLRGVLNKALVQMDASSRARASSLTDRIWIDGSPVTGGGRVRRSLERALNEMRIVTLDYVDRNGVATTRQVDPILLAYARGHWHFVAHCRRADGIRWFRLDRIVGARLTTERASFIPVDAVGPAPASAASLTDR encoded by the coding sequence GTGAATCGCACCGACCGGCTCTACGCCCTGCGTGAGGAGCTGCGGCGCGCTGGCCCGGCCGGACGCACAGCAGAACGTCTGGCAGCGACCTTCGAGGTGAGCGTCCGGACGGTCAAGCGAGACATCTCGGCCCTGCAGCAGGCCGGGTTCCCGGCCTGGGCGAGACCGGGCCCGGGCGGCGGCTACGTCGTGGATGCGGACGCGTCGCTGGGTCCGGTCAACTTCACCGAGTCCGAGGTCGCGGGTCTGGCGGCGGCCGTCGCGGCTCACCGTGGGCAGCCGTTCGAGGACCATCTGCGCGGCGTGCTGAACAAGGCTCTCGTGCAGATGGACGCAAGCTCACGCGCGCGGGCGTCCTCCCTCACCGACCGGATCTGGATCGACGGCAGCCCGGTGACGGGAGGCGGGAGGGTGAGGCGTTCCCTCGAGCGCGCCCTCAACGAGATGCGCATCGTCACCCTGGACTACGTCGACCGCAACGGCGTCGCGACCACGCGCCAGGTCGATCCGATCCTGCTGGCGTACGCCCGTGGGCACTGGCACTTCGTGGCCCACTGCAGACGGGCCGACGGGATCAGGTGGTTCCGGCTCGACCGCATCGTCGGGGCTCGGCTCACCACGGAGCGAGCCTCCTTCATCCCGGTGGACGCGGTCGGTCCGGCCCCGGCCTCTGCCGCGTCCCTGACCGATCGCTGA
- a CDS encoding sirohydrochlorin chelatase — translation MDQPTLPVRHLVTVAHGTRHAPGNEVARELTVLAGDLLGVPATTTYVELCEPLLADVMAEVAAPSVVVPLLLSTGFHMSTDLPNAVDRAGVPVSLAPALGPDPMLARVQVVRLLLAGAQPGQDVVMVAAGSRDRAAVADLEQARDHLAAAWTGSVRLAALAGPLPRPVDVVRPGDAVSPYLLAEGFFAGRVRDECYEAAVVAPVLGPHPLIAELIAERARAAVLSAAPVA, via the coding sequence ATGGATCAACCCACGCTGCCGGTCCGTCACCTGGTCACGGTCGCCCACGGCACCCGGCACGCTCCCGGCAACGAGGTCGCCCGCGAGCTGACCGTGCTGGCCGGCGACCTGCTCGGGGTGCCGGCGACGACCACCTACGTCGAGCTCTGCGAGCCGCTGCTCGCCGACGTGATGGCCGAGGTCGCCGCCCCGTCGGTGGTGGTACCGCTGCTGCTGTCGACCGGTTTCCACATGTCCACCGACCTGCCCAACGCCGTCGACCGGGCCGGGGTGCCGGTCTCCCTGGCTCCCGCGCTGGGGCCCGACCCGATGCTGGCCCGGGTGCAGGTGGTCCGGCTGCTGCTGGCTGGTGCACAACCCGGTCAGGACGTCGTGATGGTGGCGGCCGGATCCCGCGACCGCGCCGCCGTCGCCGACCTGGAGCAGGCCCGCGACCACCTCGCCGCGGCGTGGACGGGCAGCGTACGCCTGGCGGCGCTGGCGGGTCCGCTGCCGCGTCCCGTCGACGTCGTACGCCCCGGCGACGCCGTCTCGCCCTACCTGCTGGCCGAAGGGTTCTTCGCCGGACGGGTGCGCGACGAGTGCTACGAGGCCGCCGTGGTGGCGCCCGTGCTGGGGCCGCACCCGCTGATCGCAGAGCTCATTGCCGAGCGGGCTCGGGCGGCGGTCCTCAGCGCCGCGCCTGTCGCCTGA
- a CDS encoding molybdopterin oxidoreductase family protein, with protein sequence MSLAAAAPSPTGTTTHCPYCSLQCGMRLERVGRTLNVVEWSEFGVNEGALCRKGRTATGLRGHRERLTSPLVRDRATGEFRAVSWDEALDLVARHLTELQAESGRDTVGVFGGGGLTNEKAYALGKFARTVLRTSQIDYNGRWCMSSAAAAGNKAFGLDRGLPFPLKDIETADVVVLVGSNMAETMPPAARHLDRLRAAGGKLVVVDPRRTPTVERADLALQPVPGTDLALALGVLHHLIATDAVDEAYVAARTTGFGDVRRSVTAWWPEQVERVTGVPAADVRALADLLAAHPRAMILTARGAEQHAQGTDTVLAWINVALALGLPGRPGAGWGCLTGQGNGQGGREHGQKADQLPGYRSIEDPAARAHVAHVWGVEPDSIPGKGRSAYELLEALGQPDGPRALLVFGSNIVVSAPRAAHVTERLASLDLLVVADMVLSETAAMADVVLPVTQWAEETGTMTNLEGRVILRQRAITPPEGVRSDLDVIAGLAERMGQRLGQRLDFPTDPEKVFAELGRASAGGLADYSGITYDRIRDEHGVFWPCPATPEGAVPHPGTPYLFAERFATPDGRARCHVVDHRGPAEVPDADYPLHLTTGRVLAQYQSGAQTRRIKELPDSGPFVEVHPLVAARLGIEDGSLVTLSTRRGELRAPAKVVSTIREDTVFVPFHWAGVNRLVNDALDPTSRMPEFKVCAAALKVGGHR encoded by the coding sequence GTGTCTCTTGCTGCCGCTGCCCCCTCGCCGACCGGGACCACCACCCACTGCCCCTACTGCTCCCTGCAGTGCGGCATGCGACTGGAGCGCGTCGGACGCACGCTCAACGTCGTCGAGTGGAGCGAGTTCGGTGTCAACGAGGGGGCGCTGTGCCGCAAGGGCCGCACCGCCACCGGCCTGCGGGGCCACCGCGAGCGGCTCACCTCGCCCCTGGTCCGCGACCGGGCGACGGGCGAGTTCCGGGCGGTCAGCTGGGACGAGGCGCTCGACCTGGTCGCGCGGCACCTCACCGAGCTGCAGGCCGAGTCCGGGCGCGACACCGTCGGCGTCTTCGGCGGCGGCGGGCTGACCAACGAGAAGGCGTACGCGCTCGGCAAGTTTGCCCGGACCGTCCTGCGGACCAGCCAGATCGACTACAACGGTCGCTGGTGCATGTCGTCGGCCGCGGCCGCAGGCAACAAGGCCTTCGGGCTCGACCGCGGCCTCCCCTTCCCGTTGAAGGACATCGAGACCGCCGACGTCGTCGTGCTCGTCGGTTCCAACATGGCCGAGACCATGCCCCCCGCGGCCCGTCACCTTGACCGGCTGCGCGCGGCGGGCGGGAAGCTCGTCGTCGTCGACCCACGGCGTACGCCCACGGTCGAGCGCGCCGACCTCGCGCTCCAGCCCGTGCCCGGCACCGACCTCGCGCTGGCGCTCGGAGTGCTGCACCACCTCATCGCCACCGACGCGGTCGACGAGGCCTACGTCGCGGCGCGCACCACCGGCTTCGGCGACGTACGCCGCTCGGTCACCGCGTGGTGGCCCGAGCAGGTCGAGCGGGTCACCGGGGTCCCGGCGGCCGACGTCCGGGCACTCGCCGACCTCCTCGCCGCCCACCCGAGGGCGATGATCCTGACCGCCCGCGGCGCCGAGCAGCACGCGCAGGGCACCGACACCGTGCTGGCCTGGATCAACGTGGCGCTCGCGCTCGGACTCCCGGGTCGTCCCGGCGCCGGCTGGGGCTGCCTCACCGGCCAGGGCAACGGCCAGGGTGGGCGCGAGCACGGCCAGAAGGCCGACCAGCTGCCCGGCTACCGCTCGATCGAGGACCCGGCGGCCCGCGCCCACGTCGCGCACGTGTGGGGCGTGGAGCCCGACTCGATCCCCGGCAAGGGGCGCTCGGCCTACGAGCTGCTGGAGGCGCTCGGCCAGCCCGACGGGCCGCGCGCCCTGTTGGTCTTCGGCTCCAACATCGTGGTCTCCGCGCCGCGCGCCGCCCACGTCACCGAGCGGCTCGCCTCGCTCGACCTGCTGGTCGTCGCCGACATGGTGCTCAGCGAGACCGCCGCGATGGCCGACGTCGTCCTCCCCGTCACGCAGTGGGCGGAGGAGACCGGCACCATGACCAACCTGGAGGGTCGCGTGATCCTGCGGCAGCGCGCGATCACGCCGCCCGAGGGCGTACGCAGCGACCTCGACGTCATCGCCGGGCTGGCCGAGCGGATGGGCCAGCGGCTCGGCCAGAGGCTCGACTTCCCGACCGACCCCGAGAAGGTCTTCGCCGAGCTGGGGCGCGCTTCCGCCGGGGGACTGGCCGACTACTCCGGGATCACGTACGACCGGATCCGCGACGAGCACGGCGTCTTCTGGCCCTGCCCCGCCACGCCCGAGGGAGCGGTGCCGCACCCCGGGACGCCGTACCTCTTCGCCGAGCGCTTCGCCACCCCGGACGGCCGCGCGCGCTGCCACGTCGTCGACCACCGGGGTCCGGCCGAGGTGCCGGACGCCGACTATCCGTTGCACCTGACGACCGGCCGGGTGTTGGCGCAGTACCAGTCCGGTGCGCAGACCCGGCGGATCAAGGAGTTGCCCGACAGCGGTCCGTTCGTGGAGGTGCACCCGCTGGTCGCCGCCCGTCTCGGGATCGAGGACGGATCGCTGGTCACCCTCTCCACCCGTCGCGGTGAGCTGCGGGCACCGGCGAAGGTGGTCAGCACCATCCGCGAGGACACCGTCTTCGTGCCCTTCCACTGGGCCGGCGTCAACCGCCTGGTCAACGACGCCCTCGACCCCACGAGCCGGATGCCGGAGTTCAAGGTCTGCGCGGCCGCGCTCAAGGTCGGAGGCCACCGATGA
- a CDS encoding uroporphyrinogen-III synthase, whose amino-acid sequence MVSADASPDVSTEPEDQPSLHGFRIGVTAARKVEEQIQLFTRRGAEVVWGPALSLEPNLVDADALRAATERVLAEPVDIFLATTGVGMKGWFSATQEWGLYDALVAGLGQAEILARGPKSMGVLRRHGLRELWSPDSECFDDVLAHLRGRDLTGRRIVVQEHGQDLSMVAHALRRQGARVETVAIYRVERAEDPARLFALIDQIADCSLDAVTFTAAPAVAALMEAAASVGRRDEVVSAFQSDVLACCVGPVAAAAFERHGVPTVYPERSRLGAMVRLLETELPLRRQGFSIGLATGSTLLLHGDAVLLDGAEVHLSGSPLAVLNALVTNPGQVVSRADLLAHLPSGGAGSEHAVEMAVARLRSALGTRAVQTVIKRGYRLAVQ is encoded by the coding sequence ATGGTCTCCGCTGACGCCTCCCCCGACGTCTCCACCGAGCCAGAGGATCAGCCCTCGCTGCACGGCTTCCGGATCGGGGTCACCGCCGCCCGCAAGGTGGAGGAGCAGATCCAGCTCTTCACCCGCCGCGGAGCCGAGGTCGTCTGGGGCCCTGCGCTCTCGCTGGAGCCGAACCTGGTCGACGCCGACGCGCTGCGCGCCGCCACCGAGCGGGTGCTCGCCGAGCCCGTCGACATCTTCCTCGCCACCACAGGCGTCGGGATGAAGGGCTGGTTCTCCGCCACCCAGGAGTGGGGCCTGTACGACGCGCTGGTCGCCGGCCTCGGCCAGGCCGAGATCTTGGCCCGCGGCCCCAAGAGCATGGGCGTGCTGCGTCGCCACGGACTGCGCGAGCTCTGGTCGCCCGACTCCGAGTGCTTCGACGACGTGCTCGCCCACCTGCGCGGGCGCGACCTCACGGGCAGGCGGATCGTCGTGCAGGAGCACGGCCAGGACCTCTCCATGGTCGCCCACGCGCTACGCCGTCAGGGCGCCCGCGTGGAGACGGTGGCGATCTACCGGGTGGAGCGCGCGGAGGACCCGGCCCGGCTCTTCGCGCTGATCGACCAGATCGCCGACTGCTCCCTCGACGCGGTCACCTTCACCGCCGCCCCGGCCGTCGCCGCCCTCATGGAGGCTGCCGCCTCGGTCGGCCGCCGCGACGAGGTGGTCTCCGCCTTCCAGTCCGACGTGCTCGCCTGCTGCGTCGGCCCGGTCGCCGCCGCTGCCTTCGAGCGCCACGGCGTCCCGACCGTCTATCCCGAGCGCTCCCGCCTCGGGGCCATGGTCCGGCTGCTCGAGACTGAGCTGCCGCTGCGTCGTCAGGGTTTCTCGATCGGCCTGGCGACCGGGTCGACGCTGCTCCTGCACGGTGACGCGGTGCTGCTCGACGGTGCCGAGGTGCACCTGTCGGGGTCGCCGCTGGCGGTGCTCAACGCGCTGGTCACCAACCCTGGCCAGGTGGTCTCGCGGGCCGACCTGCTGGCCCACCTGCCGAGCGGCGGAGCTGGCTCCGAGCACGCCGTCGAGATGGCGGTCGCGCGCCTCCGCTCGGCGCTCGGCACCCGCGCGGTGCAGACCGTGATCAAGCGCGGCTACCGGTTGGCGGTGCAGTGA
- the nirD gene encoding nitrite reductase small subunit NirD: MNGSQAEAGPLTPTMVGVCRVDQVPVDGGVAALVGGRAIAIFRTFDGNVFATSNYDPCSRASVMSRGIVGSRGDATYVASPMHKQAFDLRSGVCLDDETVRLPVHDVRVVDGVVWVGEEVTVAGGGGA; encoded by the coding sequence GTGAACGGCTCGCAGGCGGAGGCCGGTCCACTGACCCCGACGATGGTCGGCGTCTGCCGCGTCGACCAGGTGCCCGTCGACGGTGGCGTTGCTGCCCTCGTGGGTGGTCGGGCCATCGCCATCTTCCGGACATTCGACGGAAACGTCTTCGCAACCTCCAACTACGACCCTTGCTCACGTGCCTCGGTGATGTCGCGGGGGATCGTCGGCTCCAGGGGCGACGCGACCTACGTGGCCTCACCGATGCACAAGCAGGCCTTCGACCTCCGCTCCGGCGTCTGCCTCGACGACGAGACGGTGCGGCTCCCGGTCCACGACGTCCGCGTCGTCGACGGCGTCGTGTGGGTGGGGGAGGAGGTCACGGTCGCGGGAGGAGGTGGCGCGTGA
- the nirB gene encoding nitrite reductase large subunit NirB, whose protein sequence is MTHLRKHLVVVGHGMVGHRFVQAAIERGLTETHDITVIGEERLPAYDRVALTSFFEVGADALSLLPEGSYADPRVRLLTGTEVTGLDAAAKTVTLADGEVLAYDACVLATGAAPFVPPVPGHDLPGCFVYRTIDDLEAIRDAAATAKVGAVIGGGLLGLEAANALAQLGLETHVVEMAPRLMAVQVDDAGGSVLRRHIEKLGLTIHTGAMTKGVVEAEGRAAGLMLADRDEPVPAEVVVFSAGIRPRDALARTAGLEVAERGGVLVDEQCRTGDPYVYAIGECAAPAGKMYGLVAPGYAMAEVVADALLAGPGTFTGADMSTKLKLMGVDVASFGDAFATTPDSLELTYSDAVTGVYKKLVISDDGTRLLGGILVGDASAYGILRPMAASGLPLPANPEELILPVSSGTSVEVGLPDEAVICSCNNVTKAEITDRVAREDDPCADAACVTACSKAGGTCGSCKPLVKKIVEDHFTSVGKAVDTSLCEHFSMTRAELFDLVAVHGHTRFDDVVAAHGRGRGCEICKPAIASILASLLNHHVLDDDAFALQDTNDRYLANIQKNGSYSVVPRIPGGEITPEGLIVIGEVARDFGLYTKITGGQRIDLFGARMEDLPAIWTRLVNAGFESGHAYGKSLRTVKSCVGSTWCRFGVQDSTSMAIALELRYRGLRSPHKFKGGVSGCARECAEARGKDFGVIATEKGWNLYVGGNGGAVPAHAQLLAGDLDDETLIRYLDRFLMYYIRTADRLQRTSTWVASLDGGLERVREVVVDDALGLGSELEAAMARHVGTYFDEWRATLDDPAKLARFTSFVNAPDVPDPHISFDTQRDQIVPAESSGPVLVAATIGVGAPVGGAR, encoded by the coding sequence ATGACGCACCTGCGCAAGCACCTCGTGGTCGTCGGCCACGGCATGGTCGGCCACCGATTCGTCCAGGCCGCGATCGAGCGGGGTCTCACCGAGACCCACGACATCACCGTGATCGGCGAGGAGCGACTGCCGGCGTACGACCGCGTCGCGCTCACCTCCTTCTTCGAGGTCGGCGCTGACGCCCTGTCGCTGCTGCCGGAGGGTTCCTACGCCGACCCGCGCGTACGCCTGCTCACCGGCACCGAGGTCACCGGCCTGGACGCCGCGGCGAAGACCGTGACGCTGGCCGACGGCGAGGTGCTCGCGTACGACGCGTGCGTGCTGGCCACGGGCGCCGCGCCGTTCGTGCCGCCGGTGCCCGGCCACGACCTGCCCGGCTGCTTCGTCTACCGCACCATCGACGACCTGGAGGCGATCCGCGACGCCGCTGCCACCGCCAAGGTCGGAGCGGTCATCGGTGGTGGCCTGCTCGGCCTGGAGGCGGCCAACGCGCTGGCCCAGCTCGGCCTCGAGACCCACGTCGTCGAGATGGCTCCGCGACTGATGGCCGTGCAGGTCGACGACGCGGGCGGCTCGGTACTGCGCCGCCACATCGAGAAGCTCGGCCTGACCATCCACACCGGCGCCATGACCAAGGGGGTCGTCGAAGCCGAGGGACGCGCCGCCGGACTCATGCTGGCCGACCGCGACGAGCCCGTGCCCGCCGAGGTCGTTGTCTTCTCCGCCGGCATCCGCCCGCGTGACGCCCTGGCCCGCACCGCCGGCCTGGAGGTCGCCGAGCGCGGCGGCGTCCTGGTCGACGAGCAGTGCCGCACTGGCGACCCGTACGTCTACGCGATCGGGGAGTGCGCCGCCCCTGCCGGGAAGATGTACGGCCTGGTCGCCCCCGGCTACGCGATGGCCGAGGTCGTCGCCGACGCCCTGCTCGCCGGCCCCGGCACCTTCACGGGCGCCGACATGTCCACCAAGCTCAAGCTGATGGGCGTCGACGTCGCCTCCTTCGGTGACGCCTTCGCGACCACCCCCGACAGTCTCGAGCTCACCTACTCCGACGCGGTCACCGGCGTCTACAAGAAGCTGGTCATCTCCGACGACGGCACCCGCCTGCTCGGCGGCATCCTCGTCGGCGACGCATCGGCGTACGGGATCCTGCGGCCGATGGCGGCCTCGGGCCTGCCGCTCCCCGCCAACCCCGAGGAGCTGATCCTCCCCGTCAGCAGCGGCACCAGCGTCGAGGTGGGGCTGCCCGACGAGGCGGTGATCTGCTCCTGCAACAACGTCACCAAGGCCGAGATCACGGACCGCGTGGCCCGCGAGGACGACCCGTGCGCGGACGCCGCCTGCGTCACCGCCTGCTCCAAGGCCGGCGGCACCTGCGGCTCCTGCAAGCCGCTGGTCAAGAAGATCGTGGAGGACCACTTCACCTCGGTGGGCAAGGCCGTCGACACATCCCTGTGCGAGCACTTCTCGATGACCCGCGCCGAGCTCTTCGACCTCGTCGCCGTGCATGGCCACACCCGTTTCGACGACGTCGTCGCGGCCCACGGGCGCGGTCGCGGTTGCGAGATCTGCAAGCCGGCGATCGCCTCGATCCTGGCCAGCCTGCTCAACCACCACGTGCTCGACGACGACGCCTTCGCGCTGCAGGACACCAACGACCGCTACCTGGCCAACATCCAGAAGAACGGCTCCTACTCGGTCGTGCCGCGCATCCCCGGCGGCGAGATCACCCCCGAGGGGCTGATCGTGATCGGTGAGGTCGCTCGCGACTTCGGGCTCTACACGAAGATCACCGGCGGGCAGCGGATCGACCTCTTCGGCGCCCGCATGGAGGACCTGCCGGCGATCTGGACGCGGCTGGTCAACGCCGGCTTCGAGTCCGGCCACGCCTACGGCAAGTCGCTGCGCACGGTGAAGTCGTGCGTCGGCTCGACCTGGTGCCGCTTCGGGGTGCAGGACTCCACCTCGATGGCGATCGCGCTGGAGCTGCGCTACCGCGGCCTGCGCTCACCCCACAAGTTCAAGGGCGGCGTCTCCGGCTGTGCCCGTGAGTGCGCGGAGGCGCGGGGCAAGGACTTCGGCGTCATCGCCACCGAGAAGGGCTGGAACCTGTACGTCGGCGGCAACGGCGGCGCGGTCCCGGCGCACGCGCAGCTGCTGGCCGGCGACCTCGACGACGAGACGCTCATCCGCTACCTGGACCGCTTCCTCATGTACTACATCCGTACCGCCGACCGCCTCCAGCGCACCTCCACCTGGGTCGCCTCGCTCGACGGCGGGCTGGAGCGGGTGCGCGAGGTCGTCGTCGACGACGCCCTGGGCCTGGGCAGCGAGCTGGAGGCGGCGATGGCGCGCCACGTGGGGACGTACTTCGACGAGTGGAGGGCGACGCTCGACGACCCGGCCAAGCTGGCCCGCTTCACCTCCTTCGTCAACGCCCCCGACGTGCCCGACCCGCACATCTCCTTCGACACCCAACGGGACCAGATCGTGCCGGCGGAGTCGAGCGGACCGGTCCTGGTCGCCGCCACGATCGGTGTCGGCGCCCCCGTGGGCGGTGCCCGGTGA
- a CDS encoding alpha/beta fold hydrolase, giving the protein MSTTSESILFISGAGLRAWVWDDVRADLDVPSAVAPRPATGSASVRDHAEAAIAAVGPGSFTVVAHSIGGVVASEILGLVPERVRGVLGLSAVIPRPGGSFVSAMPRPNRWVLPLLLRLSGTRPPESVLRRGLGDGLDEEPLDRVVSEFTPESRQLYLDRVAGHRWTGRTGYVVTSQDRELPRALQQRFAQQLGGDWCEELATGHLPMLQQPHETAAAIRRFVAATAVERL; this is encoded by the coding sequence ATGTCAACAACATCAGAGTCGATCCTGTTCATCAGCGGCGCCGGACTCCGCGCCTGGGTGTGGGACGACGTACGCGCAGACCTCGACGTGCCCTCCGCGGTGGCCCCGCGGCCGGCGACAGGCTCCGCATCCGTGCGCGATCACGCGGAGGCGGCAATCGCGGCCGTCGGACCCGGCAGCTTCACCGTGGTGGCCCACTCGATCGGCGGTGTCGTGGCCAGCGAGATCCTGGGTCTCGTCCCGGAGCGAGTGAGAGGCGTGCTGGGCCTGTCAGCCGTGATCCCTCGCCCGGGCGGCTCGTTCGTCTCCGCCATGCCCCGCCCGAACAGGTGGGTCCTCCCGCTGCTCCTCCGGCTCAGCGGCACCCGTCCTCCGGAGTCGGTCCTCCGCCGAGGGCTCGGCGACGGTCTCGACGAGGAGCCGCTCGATCGGGTCGTCTCCGAGTTCACCCCGGAGTCGCGCCAGCTCTACCTCGACAGGGTTGCCGGTCACCGTTGGACAGGTCGCACGGGCTACGTGGTGACGTCGCAGGACCGCGAGCTGCCCCGCGCCCTGCAGCAGCGCTTCGCCCAGCAGCTCGGCGGCGACTGGTGCGAAGAGCTCGCTACCGGGCACCTGCCCATGCTCCAGCAGCCGCACGAGACCGCGGCTGCCATCCGTCGCTTCGTCGCTGCAACCGCAGTTGAGAGGTTGTGA